ACGATGAGGTATCAGCCATTATCCGGACTCTCTTCTTGGCGATGTCCCTTCCTTCAGGTCTGTCTGGGAGTGTACTTTCAGCCTGCACAGAACATGTTTCTGTTTCGGAGCATTTCGGGGCAGGCCTTTGGTTAACTCTTTGAGCCATGTTACATTCCACCATCCTCGCGTGCCACTTCGGCTCTCCTCGCAGAATGAGCCAACAGTGATGGAATTGCCATGGCTCGATTTCTTTGTACATCCTGATGGCATCATTAATCTGTCCAAACCAAAGAAATATTCATTGTGCGCAACAATCAACATAACAAATGAATAAATGTTTAAAATGGTTTACCCTGTCCTGCTCATTCTTGCCACTTTGATTCCTCCTTTCGATAGCGTCATAAAAGCCACAAAACTTGTTGACGGCCTTCTGAATTGTTCCCCACCGGTTTTCTATTGAAACCTTAGTCCTATTTGTACTCACTCCATTGTTGTCCACGAAGTGTCGATGCATTCTCGTGTAGTACCCAGCAGAAGTTTGGTTGGTTCCTGTAGTGGTAACGTTAAATAGCATGTCTCATAAAGGCTTGACAATGGAAAAATGGAGTAATTAAGTCATCGGCTACAGCTTACTGATAATAGGGTCCTTGCTAACATGCAGAAATGCTGAGCAGATTGCCCTATCTTCCTCGTGGGTGAATGACCTTCCTCGCTGGGCAACCCTCTTCTTCCCCTTATTGTTTGAGACTTGGGTTCCATCGACCTCTTCAACCTCTGGGTCCTCGATGGGAGCAAGACGAAACGATGCATTGACAAGAGGATTTGCAGGTTGAGTTGGTACACCCATGTTATGCATTGATCCACTAAATGCACCGTTAAGGTTGTACTGAAAAAACAGAGATGTGATTAGTGAACCATAAAAAGTACGGTATGCAAAATCCAAATTAGGAAGAAAACATACCTTCTCAAGTTCCCTTTATGGTTGACGGTAGAGGTAATGACAACTCATTGGAATTGTCACCTCCTTGAGACGGACCACCCTGAAACATGTAACCATTGAATTGGTTCTCCAGCCTGAAATAATGAGCGTATACTTTGTTAAATAATTGACTCCATTACTGCAAGCAAGTAGGGCATACGAACTAAATCGAACGAAATTGTGCCCACATCTAAATCAAAGGAAATCGAACACAATCAGCATCAGAGGCCACAAAAGATGTAGTGAAACTGAAATTGAAACTGAAAATACAGGTTACACAACTCAGATTACTTCATATTTGCTCACATGGTTAGTAACCTTTCCTCTATAATTCTGATTACTTCATATTTACTCATTAGAAACATACACAATCATCCTACACAATTAGAATATCACATTTCAGCCAATAAAATAGTTGCAAATTTCATAATCACCATAGTTGCAGTTTTGTGCTTAGCAAAATAGTATATACATCCACCTAGTCAAGGTCCATCAACTACAACGAAGGAAATCGTGCCCAGATCTAAATCGAAGGAAATCGAAGGAAATCCAACACAATCACATCCTATGCCCCGCCGCAAGCAGCATCGACCGGAAATCCATCAAGTACAACGAAGGTACAGTTGTGCAAGGGCACTGCCACGGCTGTCGCTGCCTCCCCCAGATCTACGGCTCTACGCACAAATCATTGCAACATGGAAGCAGGAAGAAGGCAAAGGGTCAGGGAGGAAGATAGCACCTTGTCCGCGCGTCGGTGACCGAGGTGAGGAGGACGGGatgcgcgccggcggcggtcgaGGCGGGGAGGACGAAAGTGCGCCAGCGGCGGTGAAGTGGTCGCTGGGTGCGACCctgcggggaggaggggaaggcGCGTCGGTGGCCGAGGCGAGGAGGATGGGatgcgcgccggcggcggtcgaGGCGGGGAGGAGGGAAGTGCGCCGCCGGCGGTTGTCGCTAGGCGCGACCCtacggggaggaggggaaggcGATACCGATGGAGACGGAGGGGGAGCGGGATGGGGAGAAGCCGCCGTGCTACCGTTGGTACGAGTGGGCCCAACACCGATGGCTAGCGCGAACAGTAGCAGCCAGTTTCGCTGCTTCTCTCTCCTGCCGCGATTTTGGCTGGCCCAGATGACTGCGCACGGCAGCCATTTTCGCTTTGCCTGGCCGGATGGCTACTCCGTTGGAGTCAGCCTAAACAAAGCAAGGCCAAGCAGCCTGCACCTGCCCCTGCCCTGCTGCCCGGCGCTCAGCGCCATCGCCTCTCCCCTCGCCCAGCGGCAACGAATCCGCCTGCCTCGTCAGCTCATCATCGCAGCCCGCCAGCATCAGATTCTCTCTACTAAACCCTCCTGTTGCGGTTTCTAATCCGGATGACCGCCGCGTCCGTCATTATCTCTCGTCTCGGAGCCAGCCAATCGACTCCACCTCACCTTTCCTCCCCCACCACCAGCGGATTCATCTAGCTGCAGTTTCCCGCACGGTGGTGGTAACCGCCCTACCACCCACGCCCACCACCACCATCTTCTCGGCAATTTTCACCCTCGACTCGACTCCTCCGGGGCGCCTGTCGCCTCCGACCTCCTGCCACCTGCCGACGGCGCAGCCTTGTGTGTCACCGGGGCGCGGCCCCACTCCCCCTGTCTTCTTGCTCACGCTGCTGGCGGCCCCGTTCCCTAATCTCCAGAGCTCAGAGTTCTGCGGGTTCCTGACTTTGGGTGGAGGCAGGCGTGCGTGGTGATGGCCGATTCTTCTTGAGAAAAGCATGCAGTTTCTCTTTCTCCTCCCAGCAAAGGTGCTCTAGCCGTTCCTGGGTTCGGGTTCTGGGCTCTTGCTTGCTGCTCTGCGGAATTGGGAACGCTGCGAGGACTGGATTGGAGGAAAAATTGTTGCTTGGGAGGATTTTGGTGGTTGTCCAGCAGCTCGCTAGTGGTTCAGAATTGGGAGAGCTTTGGAGGAAGAATTGAGCCCTGGCCTCTTGTTTGGCTTGAAGGAGGCCGAGGAAGTTGCCGCCAATGGAGCCGTTCAGGCCCTCCCTCTTGAGCTTCCTCAAGTTCCTGCCATACTTCTGCGGTCTCCTCATCCTGGGCTTCATCAAAGGTGCCATGCTGCTCCCCTGTCTTGCCTCATCGAGGCATTTAGTTTGATTGGTGATGAAATGGGAGGGCTATGAGTCCAACCCTCGTGCAATTTCTGCCTTTAAGAGGTTGCTTCTCTTGATATCCTGTTCTGCTCTAACATGGCTGCTTGATTCAGaatttcctctttttttttccttgggAGGGATTAGTTTAGCTGTTTAGGACTTTGGACCAGTGTAAATAATTGGTGTGCTGTCCTAATTTTAGTTAGGCTTCGCCTTTGACTTGACTTGAATCATCACTTGCAGTAGGAAAGATTGAAGTAATTGCTGTGTTGATTTAATGCCTACTTCTGACTTGGAAGTTCCGGGACCGGCTTTGGTTAGAACTACCATCTGTTGGAGGCTAATATCTGAAAAATGTCCCTTTCCTCTTCTGTATAAGAATTTGTCGAATTTCTCAAGCTTAGGTTTCATTCAATGTCTTTGGGTCCTTGACTGCTTAAAATTCAGTTATTTATTCATTTATCGTAACCCGAAATGCAAGTAGGCGTGGCCGATAAAATTAatgtaattttgcagatgaaTAATGGAATGATACAGAATATGATATATCTAGAAATGCAATGCTCTGTCTATGATATGCAATCCTCATTCTGCTGTTTTAGTTCTTTTAAGACTCTGATATGATATGCAATCCTCATTTCACATCATTTGGTCTGCCAGGTGTTTTGCTGTGCCCTTGGGCATGTCTGATTATGGCAGTTGGACTATCTGCACTGATTCTAGGCTTATGGCCTATGCATTTGATCTGGACGTACTACTGCATTATCAGGTACAGTGCGCATGTTCTGCAGTTCTATTTTTGGCAACTTGATTAAATTGCTAACCAAAAGTGCTCACATTTTCTGCCGTCCTTTTCTCAAGTCAGAACTAAGCTGGTGGGACCTGTAGTAAAGTTTCTGCTTCTTATTGCTGCTACTGCAATCTTGATCATATGGCTCATAATTGGCATCCCGGGAAGCGTATTTGCTGGACTAGTATATGGTTTTCTTGCACCTATAATGGCAACATTTGGAGCAGTTGGAGAAGGGAAAGAAAAGCCATTTGTTCATTGTTTTGTGGTAGGTTTATTATTTTAATGATCAGTTTTATTTTTTATGTTTATCTCTGCGTTGGTTTTTAGCATTTCTCATAGACATTGCTTGCTACTCCCAACTACAGGATGGAACATGGAGTACCATCACTGGAAGTTGTACAGTAGTCAGGGATGTGAAAGACTTGCTTTTCCACTCCTATTTTTCAATTATGGATGACCTGCGTCTTCAGAAACCTCCTGATGGGAAACCATATGAGATAAGGTTTGCTTCCCATTCCTGTTATAATCTTTTAACTTTACACCTCAAGGCTAGAAGTTTGTTGTTACCTTTCcccctttttttccttttagCCTACGGCATTCAGCTTAATGTGCACATATCACTCTTTATGCTTGACTTGACATAACACATGCAAAAAAAGCATGCATTTAGACATTCCTTTGAGTAATATAATCCACAGATGCAGTGCTTTGCATTTAGATAAGACTTATTTTTCCTTTGAGGAACAATGGCTAATAAACTGACATGCATAACATTTGTTTTCCCAGATTGCTTGATATCCCGGGGGCGTTAATAGCAGCAGCTTGTGGGCTCTTACTTGATGGAGTAATGTTCACTTTAATTGCCTTCTACAAGTGTCCTGTGATGCTTTTCAAAGGATGGAAACGGCTGATCCAGGATATGATTGGGAGAGAAGGACCTTTCCTGGAGACAGCTTGTGTGCCATTTGCTGGTCTTGCTATTCTTCTTTGGCCATTTGCTGTAGTAGGAGCTGTTCTGGCGTCCATTCTCTCCAGTATTCCTTTAGGTGCTTATGGTGCAGTTGTCGCTTATCAGGTACCATCAAAATTCCCTTTCCTTAAGTATTATGATGACAGGCAGTGCATACTTTATTGGTATAATTTTTTGGAAAAGTAAGCATTGCCACCTTTTGCTTGTTCAAGTGATTGAGCTTAATATTGTTGATGTGCCAGGAATCCTCCTTTATCATGGGCCTTGCCTATGTTGCTTCATCAGTGTCTATCTTTGATGAATACACGAATGATGTTCTTGACATGGCAGCAGGTTCTTGCTTTCCAAGGTAAATTGTACGACATGCCTTTGGTCCAAAATTTAAATTGTCTGGTGCTGACATTTCAAATCTCTAGATTTAAATATCGGAAGAGCAAGGATGAGTCTTCACATGGGCACAATGTTCCAATATCTAGGCCATCCTCATTCAACAAGGAGAAGCAAGAAGGGAAAAGACCTCCATCTCGTGTTACTTCATTTAAGAACAGCATAGATGAGTTCAACCCATTCAAGGTGATTGTTTCCTCCTAATAGTTAGTCGATCACATTAGTAACCTGCAATGCCACTGCTTATTGGTGACAATGCTTCAGTTTCTGTATAGTCCAATAGATATAAGTATACTGCATTCTAAGAATAGGTCTATACATAATTTTCAGTGAACAAATTTGGTACTATTAGTAATATGTAAACTCATGTAATCAGTGCACTGTAACTGAGTTACTGAATGAGACAATTGTGCAGTTGTTGGACCACCTTTTTGCGGAGTGCAGGCACCAGGGGGAGGAGTTGGTTAACAAAGGAGTGATAACAATGAAAGACATTGAAGAAACGAAGTCAGGCAAAGTTGGCAGTGGTGTTCTTAACGTTGGTCTGCCAGCATATGTTATCCTCAATGCGCTCCTTCGGTCCGCAAAAGCTAATTCTGTCGGCCTAATTTTGAGTAAGTACACGAGGAAATGATCTATTGCATCAGAATGGGTGCTATGACTTATTTATGACCTTGGTTTGACCTGCTTTGGTAAATGTGCAGGTGATGACTCTGAGATTACATCTGACAATAGACCTAGACATACTCTCTTTGATTGGTTCTTTGACCcgcttatggttatcaaagagcaaattaaagctgaaaatttcactgaagaagaggaagaataTCTGAAAATGCGAGTACTGTTGGCTGGTGATCCCAATCGCCTGAAGGGCGCTCTTCCTGAGGTGCCATCCTTGAATGAGCGTAAAAAGGCGGAGATAGACGCATTTGCCCGCAGGTACCGCCTCTACTTCAGCCTTCGGTTTGATAGCTGCGAAGGCTTTTAGCCAGTTACTAATCTATCCTTTCACTCTACTGTTGCAAGGTTGCAAGGAATCACCAAATCAATATCAAGATACCCTACAGCGAAGCGCCGTTTCGACGTCCTTGTGAAGGCGCTCCTGTCGGAGCTCGAGAGGACAATGGGCGGCAGCCTGTCTACCAATGGATCTCAGGCGCAGAGGCTGCGGAACTCGGTGGCCCGGATGCTGAGCCAGAAATCCATGGGCAAGACAGCCAACATCAGGGACAAAGACCTAGAAGCGCAGATAACAAGCTCGTCCCGCACTCCCTGATAGTTTGTAGTTCAACGATGCGTGTATGGTGTATAGCCAAGCTTTGTACGAATGAGTAGTTGCTGCGGCTTTGAGCTGATTCTAACCGTTCTCTTGACTGATCTGTACATTTTGTGCACTGTACGCATCATGTATGCAATCAAATGTTCCATATTGTGGTTGCCTACAAAGGTAAACTTGCTGTTACTCTGGACCCCTGAAAGTCTGGACCGGCTAGTCTCAGTGCACAGTTTCACGGTAGAGTTACTAAGATTACCAAGATTAAGAATTAGATTAACTATGCCAGCCGGTTAAGTTTTATAGGGATGAAACTTCTTTCTCATCCTATAAaactctctcctctctcctcaCCATATCAGCAAAATTGATGATGTGATATAGAATTTAATGCTATAAAACTTTTCATAACTTGACTCAGGAGACGCTCAAATTTTCTTGCAGTGAATATTACGACCACAAATAGGAAGGACCCATCCCATCGCTCATGGATGAGAAGTTGAGAATAGGCATCGTTGTCTTAGATAAAACTGGTAAGTTGTAGCATTAACAACATTGCCTCATCCTCGGGCAACAACACAGTTTAGCCACAGTGTAAAGGCCCGATAAAAGAAATGGACTGGGGGTGGGGCTATGAGCAACCGCGTGTGGCCTATGGCTATGACCAACAAAAATGCCATCAGCAAGTCACGCAGCTGGGAGCGCGGTttacaagataaataagagagGTTCAGATACAACTCTTCTAAAGCCCACCATCTAGGGGGGGCTCACCTGAAACTTGCACTGCATCAGGTGTATATAGAGGCAAAAGTTTTTGAAGCGGGACCAGTGCTTTCTCGTAAGCATTAAGCTCAGTCCCAACAGCCATCTGCAGGCTGGCTATCAGGCACCACGGTGTCATCATCCAACAGCTCCGATTGCTTCTTCCTCGCCTTCTTATAGCTACTGGTACCTCGAAGAATGGAGCCGATGTGCAGACCTTCTTTGAGTCTCTTCTGAGATCTGAAAAGGTGAGAGTAGAGTGACTCAGCTGTCAGCAGGCTTCAGCTCAAGAGAAGAAAGCAATCATGTTTTATCACTAGACGATCACTTCTATCCATGAACTTATGGTATACATGCTGCCAATTGATGTATACATGGTTGTTCAACCATCCCCACCAGGGCACTCTAGAAGATGGCCACTCTAACAGTAGTGGTGTATTTGGTGAAACTTTGCTATCCTCGACTCCCAGTGTATATTTGTTGACTATCCCCAAACCTGAGCAATCATCATACTAATGCC
The sequence above is drawn from the Panicum hallii strain FIL2 chromosome 7, PHallii_v3.1, whole genome shotgun sequence genome and encodes:
- the LOC112901056 gene encoding uncharacterized membrane protein At3g27390-like isoform X1; protein product: MEPFRPSLLSFLKFLPYFCGLLILGFIKGVLLCPWACLIMAVGLSALILGLWPMHLIWTYYCIIRTKLVGPVVKFLLLIAATAILIIWLIIGIPGSVFAGLVYGFLAPIMATFGAVGEGKEKPFVHCFVDGTWSTITGSCTVVRDVKDLLFHSYFSIMDDLRLQKPPDGKPYEIRLLDIPGALIAAACGLLLDGVMFTLIAFYKCPVMLFKGWKRLIQDMIGREGPFLETACVPFAGLAILLWPFAVVGAVLASILSSIPLGAYGAVVAYQESSFIMGLAYVASSVSIFDEYTNDVLDMAAGSCFPRFKYRKSKDESSHGHNVPISRPSSFNKEKQEGKRPPSRVTSFKNSIDEFNPFKLLDHLFAECRHQGEELVNKGVITMKDIEETKSGKVGSGVLNVGLPAYVILNALLRSAKANSVGLILSDDSEITSDNRPRHTLFDWFFDPLMVIKEQIKAENFTEEEEEYLKMRVLLAGDPNRLKGALPEVPSLNERKKAEIDAFARRLQGITKSISRYPTAKRRFDVLVKALLSELERTMGGSLSTNGSQAQRLRNSVARMLSQKSMGKTANIRDKDLEAQITSSSRTP
- the LOC112901056 gene encoding uncharacterized membrane protein At3g27390-like isoform X2; the protein is MATFGAVGEGKEKPFVHCFVDGTWSTITGSCTVVRDVKDLLFHSYFSIMDDLRLQKPPDGKPYEIRLLDIPGALIAAACGLLLDGVMFTLIAFYKCPVMLFKGWKRLIQDMIGREGPFLETACVPFAGLAILLWPFAVVGAVLASILSSIPLGAYGAVVAYQESSFIMGLAYVASSVSIFDEYTNDVLDMAAGSCFPRFKYRKSKDESSHGHNVPISRPSSFNKEKQEGKRPPSRVTSFKNSIDEFNPFKLLDHLFAECRHQGEELVNKGVITMKDIEETKSGKVGSGVLNVGLPAYVILNALLRSAKANSVGLILSDDSEITSDNRPRHTLFDWFFDPLMVIKEQIKAENFTEEEEEYLKMRVLLAGDPNRLKGALPEVPSLNERKKAEIDAFARRLQGITKSISRYPTAKRRFDVLVKALLSELERTMGGSLSTNGSQAQRLRNSVARMLSQKSMGKTANIRDKDLEAQITSSSRTP